The following proteins are encoded in a genomic region of Flammeovirga pectinis:
- a CDS encoding sulfatase: MKNLLILFSFISTLFFSSSLLAQSKKDSKPNVLFIMVDDMNDWVNAFGGHPQAITPNIDKVAKKGIMFKNAYCSAPLCNPSRTSLLTGLRPSTTGVYGNVEHFREEGFTDVVTLPQHFGANGYTTIAAGKIFHSPRGNKEIPKPGSDPGSFQTEKYSKLGTKFPDKSLRQSHGINFDQKGIKKNFKKSFDWYGIDDTTEETNDWQNAEYCADFLKENHDKPFFLACGIFRPHLPWYAPKKYFDMYDVETIQLPVVIENDLDDLGKGGNKLVSPTLHKELVEKGLWKEAVRAYLASLTFADECVGQVVDALDNSQYKDNTIIVIMGDHGWHLGEKEFWGKNTLWERSAKTPLIIFDPRTKGGKQVTNIVSLLDVYPTLSEMCGLPINKSNEGSSIYDLVKNPKKKTNKMVVTSKDKGFHTIRSSQYRYISYPDGTEELYDHNIDPNEWENVVKKENYKEALNLMRTALKEKISVNN; the protein is encoded by the coding sequence ATGAAAAATCTACTTATACTTTTTAGCTTTATATCGACTTTATTTTTTAGTAGTTCTCTACTTGCTCAATCCAAAAAAGACAGTAAACCTAATGTCTTATTTATAATGGTTGATGACATGAATGATTGGGTAAATGCTTTTGGAGGTCATCCGCAAGCAATTACACCTAACATTGATAAAGTGGCTAAAAAAGGAATTATGTTTAAAAATGCCTATTGCTCTGCTCCGCTTTGTAATCCTTCTAGAACAAGTTTACTAACAGGGTTAAGACCATCTACGACTGGTGTTTATGGTAATGTAGAACATTTTAGAGAAGAAGGATTTACTGATGTAGTTACTTTACCACAGCATTTTGGAGCAAATGGTTATACAACTATTGCAGCAGGAAAAATATTCCATAGTCCAAGGGGAAACAAAGAGATACCAAAACCGGGGAGTGATCCAGGGTCTTTCCAAACGGAAAAATATTCTAAGTTAGGGACTAAGTTTCCTGATAAATCTCTGAGACAATCACACGGTATTAATTTTGATCAGAAGGGAATTAAAAAGAACTTTAAAAAATCATTTGATTGGTACGGTATTGATGACACGACAGAGGAAACAAACGATTGGCAAAATGCTGAATATTGTGCAGACTTCTTGAAAGAAAATCATGATAAACCATTCTTTTTAGCTTGTGGTATTTTCCGTCCTCATTTACCATGGTATGCTCCTAAAAAATATTTTGACATGTATGATGTTGAAACTATTCAACTTCCTGTTGTTATAGAAAATGATTTAGATGATTTAGGTAAAGGTGGAAATAAATTAGTAAGTCCTACATTACATAAAGAACTTGTAGAAAAAGGACTTTGGAAAGAAGCTGTTAGAGCTTACCTTGCTAGTTTAACTTTTGCAGATGAGTGCGTTGGACAAGTTGTAGATGCATTAGACAATAGCCAATATAAAGACAATACAATTATTGTAATTATGGGTGACCATGGCTGGCACCTTGGAGAGAAAGAATTTTGGGGTAAGAACACTTTATGGGAACGTTCTGCTAAAACGCCATTAATTATTTTTGACCCTAGAACTAAAGGAGGAAAACAGGTTACTAATATTGTTTCTCTACTAGACGTCTACCCTACTTTATCTGAAATGTGTGGACTCCCTATAAATAAATCAAATGAAGGTAGTAGCATCTATGATTTAGTAAAAAACCCTAAAAAGAAAACTAATAAGATGGTGGTTACTTCAAAAGACAAAGGTTTCCATACTATCCGTTCAAGCCAATATAGATATATTTCTTATCCTGATGGAACAGAAGAATTATACGACCATAATATCGATCCTAATGAATGGGAAAATGTAGTTAAAAAAGAAAATTATAAAGAAGCTTTAAATCTTATGAGAACTGCATTAAAAGAAAAAATTTCTGTTAATAATTGA
- a CDS encoding sulfatase-like hydrolase/transferase, with product MNVKLFCTLLLTLSFCKVYSSGIEKAKSTTKKQKEPNLLIILTDEHNFRTLSIYKELLLEKGLTEMANPWGVIPDYSTPYIDRIGKEGAVLTSMYASTPSCAPSRSSMFTGNYPQTTGVYRNGIGIKQDAQTIAKVLNKIGYATGYSGKWHLEEGDPKPGWAPPVIFHGFEDNKYMFNSGHWKKLAFEADGITPKVAEEKAKKAIVTADDKTYTTDWLANRTIEFIEENKAKPFMYVVSMPDPHTPNLVRAPYNDMYNKEDFHLPITYSTTALRGTEYPKWVSQKQRFKRGYDSTKLIVDISRYHGAVKCIDDNVGRILKKLEDEGILDNTIIVFTSDHGDMLGELAHENKGTPYESSAKIPFVIRYPKMIKAGTVVNNAVNTTDWMDTFLALIDVENKYFNPSSTQGKDFSKLLKGESENTFEDITFVRFQFWVAAVTNRYKLVYDKSLTKPWFFDLEKDPTETVNLFDNPEYKGIISELSVKLLAYGDKTNDDIIHYEKLREMIVAATQEQ from the coding sequence ATGAATGTAAAATTATTTTGTACTCTACTTCTAACACTAAGCTTTTGTAAAGTATACTCATCGGGTATAGAGAAAGCAAAGAGTACTACAAAAAAACAAAAAGAGCCAAACTTATTGATAATACTTACAGATGAACACAATTTTAGAACACTAAGTATTTACAAAGAGCTTCTATTAGAAAAAGGATTAACAGAAATGGCTAATCCATGGGGAGTAATTCCAGATTATAGTACTCCATATATAGATAGAATTGGAAAGGAAGGAGCAGTTTTAACAAGTATGTATGCCTCTACACCTTCATGTGCTCCATCTAGAAGTTCTATGTTTACAGGTAACTACCCGCAAACTACAGGTGTTTATAGAAATGGAATCGGGATAAAACAAGATGCGCAGACAATTGCAAAAGTTTTAAATAAAATAGGATATGCTACAGGATATTCTGGAAAATGGCACTTGGAAGAAGGTGATCCTAAACCGGGTTGGGCTCCACCAGTAATTTTTCATGGTTTTGAGGATAACAAATATATGTTTAACAGCGGACATTGGAAAAAATTAGCTTTTGAAGCAGACGGTATTACACCAAAAGTTGCAGAGGAGAAGGCTAAAAAAGCCATAGTTACTGCAGACGATAAAACATATACTACAGATTGGTTAGCAAATAGAACAATTGAATTTATTGAAGAGAATAAGGCTAAGCCATTTATGTATGTTGTAAGTATGCCAGACCCACATACACCTAATCTTGTTCGTGCTCCATATAATGATATGTACAATAAAGAGGATTTCCATTTGCCTATTACTTATTCTACAACTGCATTAAGAGGTACTGAATATCCTAAATGGGTAAGCCAAAAGCAACGCTTCAAAAGAGGGTATGATTCTACTAAATTAATTGTTGATATTTCAAGATACCATGGAGCTGTAAAATGCATTGATGACAATGTAGGAAGAATACTAAAAAAACTAGAAGACGAAGGTATTTTAGACAATACAATTATTGTTTTTACATCAGATCATGGTGATATGCTTGGTGAACTAGCTCATGAAAATAAAGGTACTCCTTATGAGAGTTCTGCTAAAATTCCATTTGTAATTAGATATCCAAAGATGATTAAAGCAGGAACAGTGGTGAACAATGCAGTAAACACTACAGATTGGATGGATACATTTTTAGCATTGATTGATGTGGAGAATAAATACTTTAACCCATCTTCTACACAAGGTAAAGACTTCTCAAAATTATTAAAAGGAGAAAGTGAAAATACGTTTGAAGATATCACTTTTGTAAGATTCCAATTCTGGGTAGCAGCAGTAACTAACCGTTATAAATTAGTTTATGATAAATCGTTAACTAAGCCATGGTTTTTTGATTTAGAGAAAGACCCAACGGAAACAGTTAATCTATTTGATAATCCTGAATACAAAGGTATTATCTCAGAATTATCTGTAAAACTATTAGCATATGGAGACAAAACCAATGATGATATCATTCATTATGAAAAGTTAAGGGAAATGATTGTAGCGGCAACGCAAGAGCAATAA
- a CDS encoding sulfatase produces the protein MMMWKNKIFSLTITFAITFCTHYVNAQDEQQLNVLFIAIDDINDWIGPLSGNPQAITPNIDKFCNEGAVIFNNAVCAAPICGPSRSANLSGFMPNRTGVYGNATNMIYSSIVKENATLPEYFSDNGYYTLSNGKIFHKHATEHGVDFGQWAFDEHARARRYVKDSPNPKMLYSAKNGCINGDKKEEYKANAKLSWGPTKKPFEETVDYKVANWTKEQLSKDFDKPFFMAVGLIKPHLPWFVPKEFFEMYAVDSIQPPVVNSDDLNDILNPDGSLLHQPSKEYKWVKKHGLEKEATRAYLANISYADACLGIIFDALEKSGHADNTIVIIWGDHGWHLGEKQRYLKSTLWNEVTKTPFIVRMPKMKNPLYCSRTVSLIDMFPTLNSLCNLPVKENLDGHDFSKLLLDPTAKWEYPGVTVSASGTSVTGEEWHYIQNLSGAEELYNLKNDPLEWTNLINEPKYKPIIEDMKKWVPIERVTSPKKRYKKPKNYVDAAADTTIKSSRMLSVIK, from the coding sequence ATGATGATGTGGAAAAATAAGATTTTCTCTCTAACAATAACTTTTGCGATAACATTTTGTACACACTATGTAAATGCTCAAGATGAGCAACAATTAAATGTGCTTTTTATTGCTATAGATGATATTAATGATTGGATTGGTCCTTTAAGTGGCAACCCTCAAGCAATTACTCCAAATATTGATAAATTTTGTAACGAAGGTGCCGTAATTTTTAATAACGCTGTTTGTGCTGCTCCAATTTGTGGACCATCTAGATCTGCTAATTTATCTGGATTTATGCCAAATAGAACTGGGGTATATGGCAATGCAACAAACATGATCTATTCTAGTATTGTTAAAGAAAATGCTACACTACCAGAGTACTTTTCGGACAATGGATACTACACTTTATCGAATGGAAAGATTTTTCATAAACATGCTACTGAACATGGTGTTGACTTTGGGCAATGGGCATTTGATGAACATGCTAGAGCAAGACGTTACGTAAAGGATAGTCCAAACCCAAAAATGCTTTACAGTGCAAAAAATGGTTGTATTAACGGAGACAAAAAAGAGGAATACAAGGCGAATGCAAAACTAAGTTGGGGGCCTACAAAAAAACCTTTTGAAGAAACTGTAGATTACAAAGTAGCTAATTGGACCAAAGAACAATTAAGTAAAGACTTTGATAAACCCTTCTTTATGGCTGTAGGACTAATTAAACCTCACTTACCTTGGTTTGTACCAAAAGAATTTTTTGAAATGTATGCAGTAGATTCTATTCAACCACCTGTAGTAAATTCAGACGATTTAAATGATATTCTAAATCCTGATGGTTCTCTTTTACATCAACCTTCAAAAGAATATAAATGGGTAAAAAAACACGGTTTAGAAAAAGAAGCTACTAGAGCTTACCTTGCAAATATCTCTTATGCTGATGCATGTTTAGGTATAATTTTCGATGCTTTAGAAAAAAGTGGACATGCAGACAATACTATCGTTATTATTTGGGGAGATCATGGTTGGCACCTTGGAGAAAAGCAGCGTTATTTAAAAAGTACTTTGTGGAATGAGGTAACCAAAACTCCTTTTATTGTACGAATGCCAAAGATGAAAAATCCTCTTTATTGTAGCCGTACAGTAAGCTTAATAGATATGTTCCCTACTTTAAATAGTCTCTGTAACTTACCAGTAAAAGAAAACTTAGATGGACATGATTTTTCTAAATTACTACTTGATCCCACTGCTAAATGGGAATATCCTGGGGTTACGGTCTCTGCTAGTGGTACATCTGTAACTGGAGAAGAATGGCATTATATTCAGAACCTTTCTGGTGCAGAAGAATTGTACAACCTTAAAAATGACCCTTTAGAATGGACCAATCTTATTAATGAGCCTAAGTATAAACCTATAATTGAAGATATGAAAAAATGGGTTCCTATAGAAAGAGTTACTTCACCTAAAAAGCGATATAAAAAGCCTAAAAACTATGTTGATGCGGCAGCTGATACTACAATAAAATCAAGTAGAATGTTGAGTGTTATTAAGTAG
- a CDS encoding beta propeller repeat protein, producing the protein MKYLKLIIGLLLLPIVLLAKEKPKKGIVSFDTDYTISLVRNAQINGGNYIVANSYEGTILVFTEDGKKVWENKLSGFANHDVWCEDITGDGTDEILTANADGNLYVLDAKGKLMWQNQPSETPLTAVTVMNGKNGKYIVTGGMDKNLYYLSSTGNVFKTIASVDYSIDKSWGKNTEKASPKLKEHTANFLRKATYKNNEEILVLHGTINQNSSTGSIYLFKADAALPFKKIKVGDKGTVGDLRIADTNKDGVDELYLGSSGMIQAAQLTVIDLNATEKIKPIYAKFQKSFRKQLDHFGYRVAQTEWVSDGKTEKLFTLFGTRIILQPTSLEVEKAEVLATNYSYNDLWKDTSNGNILLASAQSGGSCIHIINTKVPSWKKEYIALQPEGKLAKVIQNTADFRTSIKSFKKGKWEGKSQDVYFMTESIKEGNQAVIERISKTNTSPYFLKSQHMAKVENWDRSSFGNEVYEKKRDRRKKYVNSQEQMLNTLLPLYKNNPGIAYWGGHGNDPLMISLDTEKKVIDAGGKEKKLVMIFPELEHYDENFEYYLNNYLYPLAEYSEGKNANIYIRSKHTFWQAIIYKPMWNGLLSGKYAEVFVPSMEETTDKSMDLSVAGKMGIWASGATESWGARGARDNASYYRLRQHSHQMVPNHFLRMLVYNIASGAQYINNFPVDQEYISVLYEMVANGVIYVPKKSEIVSFNPVHLSMTAPNPVYLNEGNNAKWTTFYSKEHEEKNKMVFSRLNGSWPASPVRAHDFSAYASGSKERRLDFLPKYSKGLVLITPPQEGVYADKDAPRGKLEDHLHPMYKGNMQEFITDGKDYLSADGKEHYPADKYYTNVAKAIEEGAKKLPINVSGDVAWVAVQTDKKHLRLTLIDNGYINPNDRVAEITFNGIKVAKITDVVNKKEYKIKGNTTSIDVPCGLFRFIDVELSEEMKQTM; encoded by the coding sequence ATGAAATATCTAAAATTAATAATAGGATTACTTCTATTACCAATAGTGTTATTAGCAAAAGAAAAACCTAAGAAAGGAATTGTAAGTTTTGATACAGACTATACAATTAGTTTGGTACGTAATGCTCAGATTAATGGGGGCAATTACATTGTGGCAAACAGTTACGAAGGAACAATATTAGTCTTTACAGAAGATGGTAAAAAAGTTTGGGAAAATAAGCTATCAGGTTTTGCCAATCATGATGTGTGGTGTGAAGATATTACAGGAGATGGTACAGACGAGATTCTGACGGCCAATGCAGATGGAAACCTTTATGTTTTAGATGCAAAAGGTAAGCTAATGTGGCAAAATCAACCCTCAGAAACGCCACTTACTGCCGTAACTGTGATGAACGGCAAGAATGGGAAATATATTGTAACTGGCGGAATGGACAAGAACTTGTACTACCTTTCTTCTACGGGTAATGTATTCAAAACAATAGCTTCTGTAGATTATTCTATTGATAAGTCGTGGGGAAAAAACACAGAAAAAGCTTCTCCAAAGTTAAAGGAGCATACAGCAAATTTTCTTCGTAAAGCAACGTATAAAAATAACGAAGAAATACTTGTTTTACATGGTACTATAAACCAAAATAGTTCTACAGGTTCTATTTACCTTTTTAAAGCTGATGCAGCTTTGCCGTTCAAGAAAATTAAAGTGGGTGATAAAGGAACAGTAGGTGATCTTAGAATTGCAGATACCAACAAAGATGGTGTAGATGAATTGTATTTAGGTTCTTCTGGAATGATCCAAGCAGCACAACTTACTGTAATTGATTTAAATGCAACTGAAAAAATAAAACCAATCTACGCTAAATTTCAAAAGAGTTTTAGAAAGCAACTTGATCATTTTGGTTATAGAGTAGCACAAACAGAGTGGGTATCAGATGGAAAAACAGAAAAATTATTTACACTTTTTGGAACAAGAATAATCTTACAACCTACCTCTTTAGAAGTAGAGAAAGCTGAAGTTTTAGCAACTAATTATTCTTATAATGATTTATGGAAAGATACTTCAAATGGCAATATTTTATTAGCGAGTGCACAGAGTGGGGGTAGCTGTATTCATATTATTAATACAAAAGTACCCTCATGGAAAAAGGAATATATTGCTTTACAGCCAGAAGGAAAACTTGCTAAAGTAATACAGAACACTGCTGATTTTAGAACAAGTATCAAATCTTTTAAAAAAGGAAAGTGGGAAGGGAAAAGTCAGGATGTGTACTTTATGACGGAATCTATTAAAGAAGGAAATCAAGCAGTAATTGAGCGTATTTCTAAAACCAATACATCTCCTTATTTCTTAAAAAGTCAGCATATGGCAAAAGTTGAAAATTGGGACAGGTCATCTTTTGGAAATGAGGTATATGAGAAGAAGCGTGATAGACGTAAAAAGTATGTCAACTCACAGGAACAAATGTTGAATACATTATTACCGTTATACAAAAATAATCCAGGAATTGCCTATTGGGGTGGTCATGGAAATGATCCTTTAATGATAAGTTTAGATACAGAGAAGAAAGTAATTGATGCCGGGGGGAAAGAGAAAAAATTAGTAATGATTTTCCCAGAATTAGAGCATTATGATGAAAACTTTGAGTATTACCTTAATAACTATTTGTATCCACTCGCAGAATATTCTGAAGGAAAGAATGCCAATATTTATATACGCTCTAAACACACATTTTGGCAAGCAATTATTTATAAACCAATGTGGAACGGGCTGCTTTCTGGAAAATATGCAGAGGTTTTTGTCCCTTCTATGGAAGAAACTACCGATAAATCTATGGATTTAAGTGTAGCGGGAAAAATGGGTATCTGGGCCAGCGGCGCAACAGAAAGTTGGGGTGCAAGAGGAGCAAGAGATAATGCAAGTTATTATAGATTAAGACAACATTCCCATCAGATGGTACCTAATCATTTTTTAAGAATGTTAGTCTACAATATTGCAAGTGGTGCACAGTACATTAATAATTTCCCTGTAGACCAAGAGTACATAAGCGTATTGTACGAAATGGTGGCTAATGGAGTAATTTACGTTCCAAAGAAATCAGAAATAGTGAGTTTCAATCCTGTGCATTTAAGTATGACTGCTCCTAACCCTGTGTATTTAAATGAAGGAAACAATGCAAAGTGGACAACATTTTATTCTAAAGAACATGAAGAAAAAAATAAAATGGTTTTCTCTAGATTAAATGGTTCATGGCCTGCATCTCCGGTTAGAGCACATGATTTTTCTGCATATGCCTCTGGATCAAAAGAAAGGAGATTAGATTTTCTACCAAAATACTCTAAAGGTTTGGTATTAATCACACCTCCTCAAGAAGGAGTTTATGCAGATAAAGATGCTCCTAGAGGAAAATTAGAGGATCACTTGCATCCAATGTATAAAGGGAATATGCAAGAGTTTATTACTGATGGAAAAGACTACCTTTCTGCAGATGGAAAAGAACATTATCCAGCCGATAAATATTATACAAATGTAGCTAAAGCGATAGAAGAGGGAGCTAAAAAGTTACCAATAAACGTATCAGGAGATGTTGCATGGGTAGCTGTCCAAACGGATAAAAAACACCTTCGTTTAACATTAATCGATAATGGCTATATCAACCCTAACGATAGAGTGGCTGAAATTACTTTTAACGGTATTAAAGTAGCTAAAATTACAGATGTTGTAAATAAAAAAGAATATAAAATAAAAGGAAATACGACATCAATTGATGTGCCTTGTGGGTTATTTAGATTTATAGATGTGGAATTATCCGAAGAGATGAAACAGACAATGTAA
- a CDS encoding SusC/RagA family TonB-linked outer membrane protein, protein MKQINTIYKTSTTYYTHFVLFLIVLLFSFDTSAQSIRIKGKVVSEEDNIGLPGVSIRIKGTTQGTVTNFDGDYSIFAETGEMLEYSFIGLETKEVKVGTQSVINVALIADVEMLDEVVKIGYGEQKKKEVSGAVSHITSEAIENYTSSDVAQALQGQIAGVNVTTSGAPGADAVIQIRGVSTVSDMAGATEPLYVVDGIPQNENPRLAPSEIESMDVLKDLASCAIYGTRGANGVILITTKKGTAGKINVSLDASYGVKNITSGIDLMNTKEQVYFDMITERNRGSNDWDNSTNLPIPRNPASFANDTDLSKVVIKDNQPTQNYNLGINGGGKNLTYNLTAGFFDDKGSLINSGFTRYNARGGMNYKKDRWNINSSIAVSSEELGRTSSNLLTQTIRYAPYKPVLDPTQDQVIVDESQWSTTNNVLEAMRFEDVTNRTKSQANISIGYTIVDGLKFNTNIGVNAVNDFRMKFKPFIENYDEDGNLQSDPANSYVSNESSRRTGFSVDGRLSYVKKFGNHKVSAIVGVSNESYTRNSFIATKYGIVDNSIRVLDGAVLAASATNGYDYVYNIIGTLGRFTYDYKSKYMLSFSGNYNGNSKFADGSKWKFFPSASVAWNISEEGFWEGISTVANAFKVRASHGQVGGQSFLPYTDKATIQNGMDYPFGSGGFPTLYYGAAQQSFANGDVQWETSIQNNIGVDLGFFGNRLSVTADVYHTEKSDMLFPVQLPPSGGAGSGADSKVTMNIGNMVNQGLELSATYRGKTGKFDWSLTGTFTKNQNEITSLNTDDFIYTTDNGLIAGASATSKVTVFAEGYEAGAFFLYKTEGVIKTAEQLAAYQQLNPGAKMGDLVYKDTDNDGQITDKDRVYMGSGFSEWESGLIMNVSYKGFDLMMHWYAAIGHQVMNGSKAMAYSEGRHADQVNTWNRANPTADVAAYRGTTKEHDNYRAYTDLWLEDGSYIRLKNIQLGYSLPSNALDRLGMNNFRIYVSAQNPLTFTNYTGYDPEAAGNGVSSRGLDKGNYPISAMYLAGFKLNF, encoded by the coding sequence ATGAAGCAAATTAATACTATTTATAAAACCTCTACTACTTACTATACTCACTTCGTTCTTTTTTTGATTGTGCTTTTATTTTCTTTTGACACATCAGCTCAATCCATAAGAATAAAGGGAAAAGTGGTAAGCGAAGAGGATAACATAGGGTTACCTGGCGTTAGTATCAGAATTAAAGGAACAACGCAAGGTACAGTAACAAATTTTGATGGAGACTATTCAATCTTTGCAGAAACTGGAGAAATGCTAGAATATAGCTTTATCGGGTTAGAAACTAAAGAAGTAAAAGTCGGTACTCAGAGTGTTATTAACGTTGCTTTAATAGCAGACGTAGAAATGTTAGATGAGGTAGTGAAGATTGGTTACGGAGAGCAAAAAAAGAAAGAAGTTTCTGGAGCTGTTTCTCATATTACAAGCGAAGCTATCGAGAATTACACATCAAGTGATGTTGCACAGGCACTGCAAGGACAAATTGCGGGTGTAAATGTAACTACTTCTGGTGCTCCTGGAGCAGATGCAGTCATACAGATTAGAGGGGTAAGTACCGTATCTGATATGGCAGGAGCAACAGAACCTTTATATGTGGTGGATGGAATTCCACAAAATGAAAACCCAAGACTTGCACCATCGGAAATAGAATCGATGGATGTATTAAAAGATTTAGCATCTTGTGCAATTTATGGTACTAGAGGTGCGAATGGTGTAATTTTAATTACAACTAAAAAAGGGACAGCAGGTAAAATTAACGTAAGCTTAGACGCCTCTTATGGTGTTAAAAATATTACGTCGGGTATTGATTTGATGAATACAAAGGAACAAGTGTATTTTGATATGATTACGGAAAGAAATAGAGGTTCTAATGATTGGGACAACTCTACAAATTTACCTATTCCAAGAAACCCTGCTTCTTTTGCCAACGATACTGATTTATCTAAAGTAGTGATTAAAGACAATCAGCCTACTCAAAATTATAACCTTGGTATTAATGGTGGTGGTAAGAACTTAACATACAATCTTACTGCTGGTTTCTTTGATGATAAGGGTTCTTTAATCAATTCTGGTTTTACACGATACAATGCTCGTGGCGGAATGAATTACAAGAAGGATAGATGGAACATTAACTCGTCTATTGCAGTAAGTTCTGAAGAGCTAGGAAGAACATCTTCAAACTTGCTTACACAAACAATTCGTTATGCTCCTTACAAACCGGTATTAGATCCAACACAAGACCAAGTGATTGTCGACGAAAGCCAATGGAGTACTACCAACAATGTATTAGAAGCAATGCGTTTTGAAGATGTAACAAATAGAACAAAGTCGCAAGCAAATATTAGTATTGGATACACTATTGTTGATGGTTTAAAATTTAATACAAACATTGGTGTCAATGCTGTAAATGATTTTAGAATGAAGTTTAAACCATTTATAGAAAACTATGATGAAGATGGAAATTTACAATCAGATCCTGCCAACTCGTATGTATCAAATGAGTCGTCTAGAAGAACAGGTTTCTCAGTAGATGGTCGTTTATCTTATGTTAAGAAATTTGGGAATCATAAGGTATCTGCAATTGTGGGTGTATCTAACGAGTCTTATACTAGGAATAGTTTTATAGCAACAAAATATGGAATTGTCGATAATTCTATTCGTGTTTTAGATGGTGCAGTTTTAGCTGCATCTGCAACTAACGGATATGATTACGTATATAATATTATTGGAACTTTAGGGCGTTTTACTTATGATTATAAAAGTAAGTACATGCTCTCTTTCAGTGGTAATTACAATGGTAATTCTAAATTTGCAGATGGTAGTAAATGGAAATTCTTTCCATCAGCATCTGTAGCATGGAATATATCTGAGGAGGGTTTCTGGGAAGGAATTTCGACTGTAGCAAACGCATTTAAGGTGCGTGCATCACATGGTCAGGTAGGTGGACAAAGCTTTTTACCTTATACTGATAAAGCAACCATTCAGAATGGAATGGATTATCCATTTGGATCAGGAGGATTTCCAACACTTTATTACGGAGCGGCACAACAAAGCTTTGCCAATGGAGATGTACAATGGGAAACATCAATCCAAAATAATATTGGTGTAGATTTAGGCTTTTTTGGGAACAGGTTATCTGTAACAGCAGATGTTTATCATACAGAAAAATCTGATATGTTATTCCCTGTTCAATTACCCCCATCTGGAGGTGCCGGTTCTGGTGCGGATTCTAAAGTAACCATGAACATAGGTAATATGGTAAACCAAGGGTTAGAACTTTCTGCAACGTATAGAGGTAAAACAGGTAAATTTGATTGGAGTCTTACAGGTACTTTTACAAAGAACCAAAACGAGATTACAAGTCTTAATACAGACGATTTTATTTATACAACAGACAATGGTTTAATAGCAGGAGCATCGGCTACATCTAAAGTAACCGTATTTGCAGAGGGCTACGAAGCAGGTGCTTTCTTTCTTTATAAAACAGAAGGTGTAATTAAAACTGCAGAACAATTAGCAGCGTATCAGCAACTAAATCCTGGTGCTAAAATGGGAGACCTTGTGTATAAAGATACCGATAACGATGGTCAGATTACAGATAAAGATAGAGTGTATATGGGGTCTGGTTTCTCTGAATGGGAAAGTGGATTAATAATGAATGTATCTTATAAAGGATTTGATTTAATGATGCATTGGTATGCAGCAATCGGACATCAGGTAATGAACGGTTCTAAAGCAATGGCTTATTCAGAAGGTAGACATGCAGATCAGGTAAATACTTGGAACAGAGCAAACCCAACAGCAGACGTAGCCGCTTATAGAGGAACAACAAAAGAACACGATAACTATAGAGCTTATACAGATTTATGGTTAGAAGATGGTTCTTACATCAGACTTAAAAATATTCAACTAGGGTACTCTTTACCAAGTAATGCTCTAGACCGTTTAGGAATGAATAATTTTAGAATATATGTATCAGCTCAAAACCCATTAACCTTTACCAATTATACAGGTTATGATCCTGAAGCAGCAGGTAATGGCGTATCTTCAAGAGGTTTGGATAAAGGTAACTATCCTATTTCAGCAATGTATTTAGCAGGCTTTAAGTTAAACTTCTAA